A window of Primulina tabacum isolate GXHZ01 chromosome 4, ASM2559414v2, whole genome shotgun sequence contains these coding sequences:
- the LOC142543208 gene encoding LOW QUALITY PROTEIN: serine carboxypeptidase 1-like (The sequence of the model RefSeq protein was modified relative to this genomic sequence to represent the inferred CDS: inserted 1 base in 1 codon; deleted 2 bases in 1 codon): MKGRRYSYCLYLILIQTLASHVPSLAAPEGSLITQIPGFSGNFPSRHYAGYVTIDENHGKKLYYYFVESERNPWEDPVVLWLNGGPGCSSFDGFVYEHGPFNFEAGKPHGSLPTLHRNPYSWSKVSSILYLDSPSGVGLSYSENISDYHITGDLKSASDSHIFLLKWFELYPEFISNPFFISGESXIYVPTLAYEVAKGIDAGIKPILHLKGYMVGNGVTDDVIDGNALVPFVHGMGLISEELFEEVTIQCNGNYYNSTADSCQKKLAIVDEEIKDINVYNILEPCYHATPSKISFTTTKLPQSFRRLGVTKRPLLVRKRMFGRARPLRAPVRDGLVPSWPQLLSEEDVPCTDDEVATAWLNSEAVRRAIHAEPKIVAGNFELCTDRLKFYHDAGSMIKYHKNLTSRGYRALIYSGDHDMCVPFTGSEAWTRSVGYKKADSWRPWFVNDQVAGYIQVYENNLIFLTIKGAGHTVPEYKPREALAFYSRWLADKKI, from the exons ATGAAGGGACGTCGATACTCATACTGCTTGTATTTGATCTTGATTCAAACTCTGGCAAGTCATGTGCCATCTTTGGCCGCACCGGAAGGTTCTCTTATAACTCAGATTCCTGGGTTTAGTGGAAATTTTCCTTCAAGACACTATGCTGG ATATGTGACAATTGATGAAAATCATGGAAAGAAATTGTACTACTATTTTGTTGAGTCCGAGAGGAATCCATGGGAAGACCCTGTTGTGCTGTGGCTCAATGGTGGTCCGGGGTGCTCAAGCTTTGATGGATTTGTTTATGAACATG GTCCCTTTAATTTTGAGGCCGGAAAACCACATGGTAGCCTTCCCACCCTGCATCGGAATCCATATAGCTGGTCTAAG GTATCAAGTATTTTGTATTTAGACTCTCCTTCGGGTGTTGGATTATCTTACTCAGAAAATATATCCGACTAT CATATCACAGGAGACTTAAAGAGTGCTTCTGATTCCCATATATTTCTCCTCAAG TGGTTTGAGCTCTATCCAGAATTCATATCCAATCCGTTCTTTATATCTGGTGAAT TAATATATGTGCCGACTTTGGCTTATGAAGTAGCTAAAG GGATTGATGCTGGTATAAAGCCCATTCTCCACCTGAAG GGTTACATGGTGGGAAATGGAGTTACAGATGATGTTATCGATGGTAATGCTCTTGTACCTTTTGTGCATGGAATGGGTCTTATATCAGAGGAACTTTTCGAG GAAGTTACTATTCAATGTAATGGGAACTACTATAATTCGACGGCTGACTCTTGTCAAAAAAAGCTTGCAATAGTAGATGAA GAAATCAAGGATATAAACGTATATAACATTCTTGAACCATGCTATCATGCTACACCAAGTAAGATTTCATTCACAACGACAAAATTGCCTCAGAGCTTCAGGAGATTGGGTGTGACCAAAAGGCCTTTACTTGTGAGAAAACGAATGTTTGGTCGTGCACGGCCTCTTAGAGCTCCTGTAAGAGATGGACTTGTCCCGAGTTGGCCACAGCTTCTTAGTGAAGAAGACGTTCCATGCACT GATGATGAGGTTGCAACTGCATGGCTGAACAGTGAAGCAGTTAGGAGAGCAATCCATGCTGAACCT AAAATTGTGGCAGGAAACTTTGAGCTGTGCACAGACAGACTCAAATTTTATCATGATGCTGGGAGCATGATCAAATATCATAAGAACCTCACATCCCGGGGATATCGAGCTCTCATATACAG TGGGGATCATGATATGTGTGTTCCATTCACGGGAAGTGAAGCTTGGACTCGATCCGTCGGATACAAGAAAGCTGATTCATGGAGGCCTTGGTTTGTGAATGACCAAGTTGCAGG ATACATACAGGTTTATGAAAACAATCTCATCTTCCTCACCATAAAG GGAGCTGGACACACTGTACCAGAATACAAACCACGTGAAGCATTGGCGTTCTACTCACGCTGGTTGGcagataaaaaaatatga